The DNA sequence TAGAAGAGTCTAATGGAACAGCAACTAAAGACCTAAGcttctttaaatatgtttaatagGAAGCAACGAGTCAGATGAAGATGTGGACAGAACGGACAGTAACCATACAAgtatgattttattattatttctataaTGCACAGACTTCTTATATCTTTAAAAGCTTAAATAATTTAGTTTGATGATCTTTCTTGTTGAGGAGTGTGATGGAGCAGCGACTCTGGCAAGCATGATCCTGGGTGGTTTGACTCTTTTACTTGTCATGGTGGTCATTGGTCTGGGTGCTAAAATTAGAAAACTTCAGACAGGTATGTTATAATGTACTTATTATTGCATTAATGGTATTTAAGTTTACCAAAGACAACGTTCAATGAACCCTAACCTCTAAccaagatgttttattttgtcactcagctgctgaagaaagacagaatccAGGACACACTGAGGTAAATACAACTCAATTTACTTTAACACAGTTTGTGATTGAAGAATAATGACATGATATTCATTGATGTTAATGTGTTCCTAAAATATTTGTGTATTGATAGACTTACATACTTCTTGTCCATATGCTTTAGAGGaacagtatgtaaattctgccaccagggggctctcatgtaaaaacaataataaaagatgatgtcgaggctggcggggaatcatgggagtgattctctctgttaCTCCCCCCTTGACTCAGAGTTGACCATACTAAAGACAAGCGGACAAAACCAGcctgagaaagagaatatgtttatcGATGAGTTAAtttatccaagtataatttccatgacgtttttatcacagcagcacatacagaaacaaTACGACAACTTTGAGTAGCAGCTCCCGCTTCCTTTTGCAGCAGTCTTTGACATAACATCCGGTGTTACAATAAACTTGTCGTCCCGACAAGACACGACCTGTTACAACTATTAAACTAAGTATTTCTCTGGCttttgaagtgtcttaaatatctaggacagatatattatgaataattaagttgtatactgcacacatctgtaaagaatttgtatctgataaagaggtttccttcagtggaatgtttgtttagaggtgttgttGGCAGGATGAGTGATGAGTTGTCAGGAAATGCCTAAAtctaagctaggatcccccacagtggaatgtgaacaaatggacccttatgtccagagAGTTGCCCAGGGACATCTGGACAAGAGATTGTAtttgtgacctgtgttgtcctttgagtttatgacatacatatatctAAACAGAAACCTCTGCTGTTGAagtaagaggggttgtcctgaaaacaaacagatgtcctcatgtgccctgtgacattgtgtataaatagcattctcagtgtatgttcgggagagatcaatattggcttcttgtctctcctgagcagacgtgttcagtgattctgcatcttgttaataaacaattctgtttgaaagcaagtcagtctcaacggctaatttcttcatcatcaaacatatcaacaacaagggaAGCCACATCAATTTTGGCGTCACGGAACAGGATCAGTTGGGGCCTTCTGCAGTGGACGAGAGCTTCAGTGGTTGcattcctccatcacctcagagcgtgagtgttgtttttcacacattGGGGAGCTGATTCTGTCTGCAATTTTGGCTGCACTGTCAAAGAACTGAAGTgcaatgatgtgttgatgttggagTAATTCTCTGTCTAAATTGGGGTTTAttgagttaaaaaatatataaataaagggaaataaaagaaaagagaataagagataaataaaagaaaagagaataagagataaataaaagaaaagagaataaagttgaaagGTAAAGTTAGCATAAGCGCAACAAGTAACTAGAGAACAGTTAGCTAAAAAACTATGCAAGTTTAACAAGGACAGGGCCCGTATCCTTTTAACAGTAAGTCATGTGTAAAttagacactgaagtgaaagttGGCTTTAAGAAGTAgtcaaattgagtaaaaataaaacaaaggggaTCCCTGGCCAGGGAAATTGGAGAAATTAAACGTATAATGTAGGAAATACAGAGATTAAATAGATGAGAGATaaagaagagaagtaaaaagatgaaaagtgaagagaagaaataaagataGTTTtgagaaaagtagaaaatgaaaGCGCTGAATAAAGGAAAAGTGTGCATTGaagcatgcagtgtgaagtaatttgttaaaagacaatttgttaaaagtttggccaaagtaaaacatttttgatagaGGGAAAATTATAAATAAGTCGACTTTAAAATTTGAACTAAGGCGCGGTGGtttttgaggtgtgtgtgtgtgtgcgtgtgtgtgtgtctgaaggctGCTGGACGGTCTTGGTGCGCTGGAATGTGGATGTGTGTAAAAGGCTGgagtgatgtttttgttgctgtttaaatgatccggaaatgttcttgtttgtgtgtgattgataaatagaatagatgtattattaaatagGCATATATAGCAGGTGATTGGTTAAAGGTGATTGAGTAACTGATAAGgggacattttttgtttcataagtgTTAAAATACCTATGAGCCTTTGTTCCAGAGgacttttatttaatctgatctTCATCAGTGTTAAAATACCTATGAGCCCTTTGTTTCAGGGGACGTTTATATATACGACTTGAAAAAATATGAGCCCCTCAGAGGACGTTTATATAATCTGATAAATACTAATGAGCCTAATAAAGGACgtttatagataaatatatatagtatcTGTTTTCCAACAGAAGTGGAGAGTGCAGTGAGGATAGTCTGCACATATTCAGGGAATAGGAATAGAGAAGAGAAAATCGTCTGATAAAGTTCAAACTGgtgaatttatttttctgtctgtttgtgtgtatgtgtgtgaccacATTATGCTGCGAATTTTGTCTGTTCAAAAGAACGAATAGTCTTCTTTAAAATAGGTGGAGAAGTTAGTTTTTCAgaggatacattttgtatttggctgTTGATTGGGAGAATATTGTGCTggcttctgtgtgtctgtagactCTGTGCATTAACTGCACTGGGTTTGGACATGATGTTAACCCTTTGACAGCCAGTTCATACTGGAAGCCCTTGCTAAATTTAGGAGGCGGGTCCAAGAGGCGTTGCCTCACATAGAGAGCCAATTAGCTTACTCCTCCTGTTAAGGGGAGTGGAGAGggagccctcctcctccttcttctctctgtgggaCACAGGGAGACAGCTtttgaaacagataaaaaatgaatgacagaTAATGTGTGCATATTTCACTGAATTGTTATTGCATTGTGTATACAAATTCAGAGTGACTCTAAGACactaaacttttgttttgtttcccttttgtcttctctgtttttactaTGTTGTGCGAGAACTGGAGGAGATGGAATGTCTGAATTGGATAAGTCCAAAAGGCAGATGATGAGAAACCTGGCATTACTTCACAAACACTAGAAGTTTGCGGATGACAGCACGTAGGGATCCTGAATCCAGCTTGATCAAGGCCAGTGTGGTTTTATCCACAAACTCTTTCAACAAACATCTGCATTTCTCTATGTGTGAATACATTTATTCAtagtcaacatttttgacatgtgtttagtttgttttcacacataggcttacagtatttttttgtatatatcACATTGCAATTATTTGGGAGGAAATCTTGGCAACAGACTGACTAATTGAAGCATTTGGTTAATTAATGGAGTATAGTTGAGTTGATTGATCATTTGTGGAgaagttgatttgattcaaatgcTGTTGAGTGCTGTGAATACTGGTTTCATTATCTGAGTATGGTCTAGCTTGAGAAGGGACTATTTTTGAGATGGAGTGTGACATTATTTCCATAATTTTAgataaataggtgtgattagatgCCTTATGAGAAGGAAGTGAAGTTTACTGAGGTTTATCCTCAGCACCCAGTGATAAGACAGGAGGGTAACTATCACATCACAGATGAGAGTGATAGTGatggagactcagagagagaaggTCCTACATATCTTCACTGCTAGCAGCCAGTGCAGGGGTGGAAGATGATGGATGCAGGATTTTAAGAGAGGTTGAGAGAACTATAAATAGATGCCTTGTGAACATAAGTGACTCTACCAGTCCAGAAACCAAGCAATTATTGGAAAAGCAATTACAGGaactgcaaaaaacacagagaaaaagacagaagaagaagtctcaAAAGTCTGACACTTTGGGGTATATATTAcgtccaagaaaagaaaagagactcgATAAAATGTGTCCAGTAATTGTGAGAGGTGAAAATTTAGAGTATAAGCCTTGGCAAAGTACAGATATGTCAAACATATTTGAAAAGTTACCCACTCTTTAGGATGGAGCACATCCTTGGATTTCAAAGTTAGAAGAGGTTTTGGTGGGAACACAGCCTGCCATGGGAGACATTAAGAGAATCTTGGCTAGTCTCATTGGGGTCCCAGCGATGGAGGAAATCCTGCAAGCAGCAGGCCTTAATAGATATGTGGTGACAGCAGTATATGATCCAGAATTGTTGGCTGCAAGTAGAGGTCGAATGTGGAGAGCATTGAGAGATGCATTTCCAACAAACGTACACCCTGATAATATTTTCATTGAATCATTGGGTCCGCAGGAAAACCCAAGAGCTTATGTGTCAGGGGCTCATCAAGtgtggagaaatgtcacagGAAATGACCCAGACTTAAATCAAATGGAGCAATCAATTTTGTGAGCTAAGATACAGAAGGGACTGCCCCTACCAGTGTGGAGCAAGTTGGCAGAGGTAGTTGGTCTTGGAAGCATGGCAAAAGGTGTGTATACAGATCACATAGCACATCAAGTTGATTTATACCGGAAAAAAAGAGCATGACCAGAAGGAACAGGACCAGGAAACTCTTGGAAAACTTAACCAACTACAGCTGGTAGATAATAAGAAAAAGGATAAGAAACAAGCTGTGGTTATGCAGAGTCAGCCTAAACCAACTCAAATaccaccacaaccacagcaTGATCAGATCCAGTTTCAGCCACCCCAGCCATTATCCATGATCCCCAATGTCCCTTTTTCCCAGCCAGGGTTTGGCCAACCACAAATATGGAGAGGAAGAGGTCAAGGAAATTtaggaagaggtagaggaggaaattTTCAACAGTCTTTGGGAGCATGTCTCGCAGTTTTTCGTaacattaaaagtgtaaaaaactaaataaaaaatgttttctcattgaCAACTCAACCTGGCAAGTCTCCTCCCATTGCTAGCTCCACTAACGTAAACGCTACTAGCcaagcaaataaacatgttagcgAGAAGCACCCAGCTAGCTCCGTGCAGGAAAGCAACAGTGCTGATAAAAACTTAATTGGTAAattatttcatcattatttgaGATTACACTTAGATGCTGGTCTTTTGTTTGTGGGTGCATGTGTTGTAGACCGCCCTGTCTGCTTGGTTATCGTACTGTATGAACGGCAGGCCATTGCTTGCACACTGTTTACAAAGTTTGTTGTCGTGCGTGGGTTGATAATGTGTggttttattgtattgtctgtttGACTGTGTGGCTGGATGAGCGTCCAACTTCACTGAATGTCAAACTGTAGTTGCCTTCTATCTTTGGTTTCCCGTCCGGCTAATTAAGTCTGCTTTACTTGTTTAATCGGTGGAATATGCACACAGACATATTAGCAATTGTTCTGCGTAAATATCAGCAGGTCACTCACTGATAAGTCCCTGTCACTGTAATAGCACCCTTTGTAATCTGCAGCGGCATTTCTCTTCGTCCGGCCCCGTCTTGTATCTCCATACAGCCGATATTATACCATAAATGCTATACTATATTACTATATAGGCTACAGCATATGCTATATAGCCTATAGACAGTTTAAGGGCCCACTATTGGTCCACGCCCCCTCTGCAATGAGCCATAGGCTCCGCGCCTGGGATGGACCCTAGAGAAGTGTCCATGTGCACCATTGTAAAGTTGGGAGACATGGAGTACAAAGACCAACAAGTGGGGAAAGGGGAGCTAAAGCATTTACCAATAGCACATTGTACGACATtattagagtaaaaaaaaaagtttttaaaaaaatccaggCAGCCTGTACGAGGTTTAGTTGTTAAAGTTAAGAAGGGGGGGCTTTTcaaataaagtatgtaaattGTTGAAGTTCGaatcatattaaaacataaaaaaaccaactatgtggttgttgtgttttaaagaaaacgtctttggcttttttgtgtctgtcagagGTCTCAACCACCGAAAGACTGGCCTGCAGTTGCATGCTTATGCGCCAGTGTCTGACTTGCAAGCAACAGCAATTAAAATAGGAAATGAATTTCATCTTATCAAACCATCCAAACCACCAAGCTCTGAGCTGTACATGTTCACCACATACAGACCACTGCAAAAGTCAGTTCCCATGCATCTACAGTACCACTATCACATGCACCCAGTTTCTCAGTACAGCTGTGAGTGTACTAATAAAAAGCTTCACACCACAACAACCAGCTTTTGAAAGCACCCTTAGGCTTATTTTAAaactgaacctttttttttaacttttgactTATAGATGTCTGATCCAAAAGTTGAAAGTCTCTTTAAGCTAGGCCTGATCCTAGCTACTGATATTCCTGTTCATTAAATGCAAATTTAAATTTGGACAAGTCAAACAGTCTTGAAAATCTGTCAAAATCAAGCACTTTATATGTATCATGGCTAAACACGGTTTGAATGTGTCTGCACATAAAAGATGTCAAAGTGTTGTGCTGGGTGTTGCTgatgttagcagtgctagcacctcCAGCCCTTCAGTCCCAACTGTGCTGGTTATCTGCCATTTTAACTTATATAACAATTACTGACTCCCGTTGAAATTTATTTTAATCTGTGAATAGAAGTATCCCATTTGGGACAATAAACTATCTATCTACATAAAACTTTAACTCCATTTTCGTTAACAAACCCCTGCGGAAACGCTCCACACCATGCTGTCCGGCCACTGTGCtcgtttacatccaggtagtagagctTTGGCAGTAGCCATTAACCAGAGCTGAATTTTATGTTGATTGAGATGCTGTTATGTACAATACATTTAACAACCTCAAATCACATAGTTAGAAGGCCATTGACAATTTGGCATTTTTGGTTTGGTCATTTTTATAACCTAAACAAAACGTGTGTATGATCACACAACCTGATTTCTGCTTCATTTGAAGATCCTTGCAGCATATATCATCTTTTTGCTTCTTATTTAAAACATATGAAGGACCTAAGCTAGTGAAGAAACTTTAAATGGTGTAACATGAAGTTTAAGAATAAGACTCATTGGATTCAAACTAGCCCCAGCATGTCATTTCCTGAAAACAACTTCAGTAAATAAGCTGCAGTATATTCTGAACATAAAAGAAACCCTGCCTCTTCAAACCTAAGAGAGACCTCAGTCACACACTAACTAGAGCACAATGAGGATCTGTATCTTGATAACAGCTTCACTTCTCTGCAGCCTCGGTAAGTGGTTAACTCCTCACCTGTAACTGAAGtcattacttttaaaacaataaataaaacgaAAAGTTTGAATTCCTACTATCTTCTCAGTTTAAGGATTaacacttctgtttgtttcagtttggaTCTCCTTCTCAGGTTTGAAGTCTCAGACTGTGGAGGTCCAGTCTGGTGATGAAGCCACACTGCAGTGCTCCAACTTTTCCATTGTTCCCTCAGAGATCATCTGGTTCAGACTGAACAGAAGTGAGCCTCGCTGCATCTCCCATATGTTTAGGTCTTTTGAACCTGCTACATTCTGCAGTGGATTCAAAGATGGAAAATTcaacatgacatcaaacatcTCCACTGTCTTCCTCAACATCAAACAAGTGGATTTGTCTGACTCTGGACTTCATTTTTGTGGATATTATGTGAGCAGATATCCACTGATTGTTGATGCAACATTTTTAGAGGTTCAAGGTAAGTTCCCTTTAAAGTTTTGTCCGTCTTTTTATTGATTATGGAATCAACTGAACCTGATAAAAGGTAAAGAACTTTGAGATATAGGCTTAAAATGTACAGAGTctaattaaatgattttttttgtagaagtgAATTATGAAATGATAAAGCTGGTGAACGTGGTCCTGGTTGGTCTGATTGTTTTCATGGTGATGATCgtcatttgtctgtctgttaaaaTCACATGGCTTCACAAAGGTAATCGTATTTAGTGTTGTTGTATATTTCCAAATGTACCCTATAAGAGACAAAACCACAGAGTCCTATTCTCAAAACTGCATCAAAAACAGTGTTGTGCTATGTTGTACATCAAAGTTGACCACAAATTATTTCTGTCATGTAGCTCTTAATGAAGAAATGGACCCACAACAGGACGAGGTAATGTGAAATCTGTCACTAGATTTGCCGAATAAAGTGCTTCATTTACCTAAAGTTGTTTGAAAGTTGAAGATTTAGTCTTCTTATGTGAGAAGATTGACTGAAAAAACTTCTATTCACAGAATCTTGGCGCAGACGGCCTGATCTATTCGGCTGTGACTATTCGTCCAAAAACCAAGAGAAACCTCAGGCCTGACCCCGACAGAGAAGACGACAAGGGTTGTATTTATTCAGGCACCAGATAGACTCAGGAAGCACCTGCAACCGcagctaaaataaaacataggAACTGATGCTTTATAATTAATGTGATGGTGTGTTTCAAAGTGGTTACTAGAAGTACAAAACAAATTCCAAATAATGTCGAGAGCGAACCTGAGCAAACCACTAGGCCAAATGTGTTGTTGGTTCCTCATAATTATCAAATAGAAACCTCTTTGTGATGGTGAAGGATACCTACATCCTCCCCACACCACAAACAAACTGTTGGGGATACATTTTTGGTCTGACTCTCCTTTCTTTGTCAATGCCAAGGTCATCATTTTGATTGTTATGCTGACGATACACAGGTTTATCTGTCCAATGAACTATATCTTGCAGGAGGTCTGATGTATAAAGAGAGACCTCACAAACTAGAGCACAATGAGGAAATGTATCTTGATAACAGCTTCACTTCTCTGCAGCCTAATTATTTGAGCGCagagagtttctttccttttatttccttcaacCTCATTGAACGAAACCAGACAGCCCACTGGTACCTGAAGAAGAATAAACCCACTCTAGCAACTAGAAAGACAATAGAGCCTCTTGTTGAGGATCAGACTTCATGGTGCCTTTTCCCTCTCCCTGTGCCATGGAAAGCTACCTGAGTCTGTTgatttcaacattcaacagattGAAGATCAACCTAACCTTGCACCGATCACCAGGAAAGTGATTCCAAGTAAGGCTTTTGTCTGGGCAGAATACTTTAGAAGCTTTTATTTATAACAACTGATAATTGTGCATTATTGTTGACTgaacgtcacattctgtttattatctgctgtaagctgctgcatttgttttatcttGGCTGCATctctgtgagaagcctcatttgagttattcactgagatcacaaagagaccTAAAGGACTCTtactcccagaatcccctgcaatacttcacacctacgtgtgaagaaagggggggaccggaacctctctcttctcttggaggggacctgaggtagaccccccatgaagcaggccaggctacaaagctccaagacttctattgttctttctctttccacgcgctgacttcaagtgttcggagacccaagctcacctcctgttttctgcaaccaTCTTCctgtgttttaagttttggcgcgcaggtaatccgcggccggcagtgttctaaattccgagctcggattgtccagttaacgcatctcagtttctcggagagc is a window from the Labrus mixtus chromosome 23, fLabMix1.1, whole genome shotgun sequence genome containing:
- the LOC132958768 gene encoding uncharacterized protein LOC132958768 isoform X1 translates to MRICILITASLLCSLVWISFSGLKSQTVEVQSGDEATLQCSNFSIVPSEIIWFRLNRSEPRCISHMFRSFEPATFCSGFKDGKFNMTSNISTVFLNIKQVDLSDSGLHFCGYYVSRYPLIVDATFLEVQEVNYEMIKLVNVVLVGLIVFMVMIVICLSVKITWLHKALNEEMDPQQDENLGADGLIYSAVTIRPKTKRNLRPDPDREDDKGCIYSGTR
- the LOC132958768 gene encoding uncharacterized protein LOC132958768 isoform X2, which gives rise to MRICILITASLLCSLGLKSQTVEVQSGDEATLQCSNFSIVPSEIIWFRLNRSEPRCISHMFRSFEPATFCSGFKDGKFNMTSNISTVFLNIKQVDLSDSGLHFCGYYVSRYPLIVDATFLEVQEVNYEMIKLVNVVLVGLIVFMVMIVICLSVKITWLHKALNEEMDPQQDENLGADGLIYSAVTIRPKTKRNLRPDPDREDDKGCIYSGTR